ttttgcCCAGTTAAATAACATATTGAAACGGAGAGACTATATTTGTTTGGtatatgaagaaaaatactttttaatttctttcatgctcgtttgatttttaaaaaaataattttttttttctaaaaaatgagTTTCttcaaaataaggaaaataaacaAGCTCCTCAATATTTCACATTCATTTTATCCACCTCACTCACCAACACATCTCTTCTTCACTTTGCTTCTGTAGCGCCCCATCCTTACCACACCACTCATGACGCACCCCTACCTTCTACCTCCATCTTCTATCATATcagattatatacaaatatttttaaaataatattttttattatataccaaatataagaaaaaattaaacaaagaaatcaaattattttcctagaaaaacattttcaatgttcctaccaaacacacctttTTATCTACATTTTTCACATACTTAAAGCGTCCAACAATATCTATATATTGAGTCTCAATTTTCACCTTCTTAGATATACTTCCCTTCTACTCTGCAAGCAACAATTTCATTCTTTCattgaagaaaagaagaagctaAAGCAACTCAAACACATCTAGTTGTAGCCGGTCTATTAATTAGTGACAATCATTTTCGCAACTGGTTTCGCATCGCCAAGAGATATCGATTCCAATAAGGCCTAATAAAGGTATGGCAATTCTATTAAGTAGAATTGCCATATATCCCCTTTATTAATTCGGATCGATGTTAAAATTTCCTGGCAATGTGAAACCAGCTGCAAAGGTGATTAATGTAACTAGTAGAGTGGCCACAACTAGATGTGttttatatgttgaaaaaaATAGCTTTGATTTCTGATAGCTTCGGGGCGGAGCTAGATAGGGCAGAGGGATTCATCTAAAACTCTCTTGAACTTAAAATTATATAGtgtattttctaaattatatataaattttttgggacaatattttcttgcatgCTTAGTAAACAcccacacacaaaaaattaagtaagaattaatatcacttattattttattattactatatagAATCGAGCTACCTTCATTATATTCCACTCTGTTTTCATGCTTTGTCCTGGCTTGTCAACGTTTTCCATCGCAGCACTCAGAGGTACAACGTAGAAAATTTACNgacaactaaaaaaggaaatatggacaagtaaatagggacggagggagtaatatattCCACTCTGTTTTCATGCTTTGTCTTGGCTTATCAACGTCTTCCGTCGCAGCACTCAGAGGTACAACGTAGAAAATTTACAttgtttatatatgattaagattattttttatgtatatatagtaaatgTTGAATCTCTTTTAGTTTTAGtgtttatttcttcatattttgaatcttTCGGTAAAAATTctgactccatttttattggcTCGAAGCTCTTGatttattgttctatttctaaAATGAAGGAGAATTTGGTATTTGCCTTGATTACAACTTAGAAGAAAGGAATTTGGTTTTTGCCTTAACAAAAAAGAATGGGATTTACTGTTTGCATAAAAACAATATCAAAGTGAATATTAAAGCAATTATATTAGCATCTCTTAAGATTTACTTCATTCTTATCATGATTCTTTTAATTTCTCCAAACAAACAAGACTAGTGTATTTATAAATCTGTCCTCTAGATAGATCCTATATGCGTTTGCTCAGATTATTGATCTCAAGTTAGAATAAAGCCTGGTTAGCCAATTTAGGATACATCCACATAATATATGGTTCATAATAGATTCATATAGTTTCGACTTCCCACAATTTTTAatagagatatatatatatagagagagaaagataGAAGGGTGAGTTCATCATCCATCGAATTTCAAACCATGGGTCACTGGCCTTAAGAGATTTCTCAATTATAACAAAGAAGTTTTTTACTTCCATATTATATGGTATTTTTAGCATTGACATACCCCTTAAGCAATTCACTCACCCCTAAAAAGTTAAGGAGGTGTTCCACTAAATTacctaacaaaaaataattgtgtAATACAATCTCAAATATTGAATCATGCCATCAAATTAAGGTAAAACATGCACTTGAAAACTAAAGTATTTGAACAATGACAATATTGTTACTTGAGGCATACAACAAATCCCTTTCTTTTGATCAAAGGCAAACGCCCAAATCCCTTTGCTAGATATATAACTTGATATATATACAGAGACTAGACAAAAGCTACTGGATTCCCGTGAATCATGTCATTTAGTGGATCCTCCCTTGCCAATGCCTATACTTCATGTACTGTCTATAGCTATAAATTGTTCAAGGAACCTGGGAAAAAACTGATTGCAATAACTATATATAAGGACAATTTTACGGACAAAAGCTTGATATTTAAGTAGANccccccccccccccccccaggTCCATAttgttgggtatgtagcaagagttatgggaaatggagggaagatgaaaagaaaggaaCTTGAAgagtcctcttatgctttattgaaaaTACATTTGTCCTtcatcggtggtggaaagaaaaataggagagtttaaatataaaaacactcttattaattgttaaaagggttggaaagagggactcCCCTCAcgccgtcgtcgtcgtcgctcggcttggctttggctttggaaaatgatcgagagattattttttgtgttttaattattttagttaattatttatttaattaaattaaatggccaacgttttaattagttaattaactaaacgtttcaattaattagttaattgacCCGACCCGACTCGAATCCATGCGcgacccattttatttaaatcttttgtgttttaattattttagttaattatttatttaatttaatttaatggccaacgttttaattagttaattaaccgaagcgtttcaattaattagttaattgacCCGACCCGACTTGGATCCACGCGCGACCCgtattatttaaatctttcccgttttatttgaatttcccgcCGTTGGAagtgactgttctgaaaggttgcaactttcagaaacatccatgaccgtttgaaaggttgcaaactttcatgaatgatcgtgtggattctgaaaggattgcaacttttcggaaccagttccccttgcctataaatacattgattcctCAGATTTATTCCTTATGAATTttctaatttcttcttcttctgcacaaaatttCTTCGTATACTTGACtgctgttgagtggttcgctgacaccagagttttgggtatcaatacactggtgattgagatcattctatcctgggaggacatattccaaatcaaacctcgaaTACTAGAgggaaataattttcttaaagggacactgtgcattcagtggacttgatctttttctgattctgtttttccagattgtggtacgtttatttttacagattttagttgtgtcaattaatttatgttcatctattcttactggtttattaaagtttggttacttcgtgtttctgcaaagtttattgaaatcagtaattctggttttttaaacacagattgcTATCAcatattatatgatattattagCATTGCCACACCCCTTGAGAAATTCACTCACCCCTAAAAAGCATTCACTAAATTATCCTTACCTAATAATAGTACCTATCAAggttaacaaaagaaaatgtgtAATATAATCTCAAATATTGAATCAAACTAAGGAATTATTCCACTCATTCACTACAACAACTTTTAACggcaataaatatgcacattaacaaaaagtgttGAAGTTTTTACTGGTGTTAGTTAGCTGTCAGTGGATTCAATTATCCCTTTCTTTTGATCAAAGGTAAGGACCACATTCCTTCCTTCTAAGTCCTGATCAAGGCAAATGCTCTAATCCTTTtcctatatatgtatatatatcattGAGAAAGTAATGGACTCACAAGATCATCATATATAATTTGGGAGATAATATATCTATCCCTCAAAAGAATGGAAGAAATTGAAGGCACGTCGAGGCAGGACAAAGCTAAGATGTACGAAAAAAGAGTCGAAAATATTATGAATGCATCTCAAACACATCTAGTTGTGGCTACTTTATTAGTTACAGTTACCTTTGCAGCTGGCTTCACATTGCCAGGAGGTTTTGATAGTGATCCTAATAGCACTAATAAAGGAACAGCGATTCTAATACGAAACACAGCCTTCTGTGCATTTGTTGTTACGGATGCCATTGCCTTTTCATGCTCCGCGGGGACTATGTTCATATACTATTTCATGGCGGACACAAGACGTTCATCAAAAGATTATACAGAAATGTATCCACTTTTATGGAAACTTTATAACGACGCAATCTTTCTGCAAGGTATGGCAATGTTTGTAGTTGTAATTGCATTTGTATCTGGTATGTATGCAACGTTAGCACATTCAGCAGCTCTTGCCATTTCTGTCTGTATCATCGGCTGCACCTCTTTCCTCATCTACTTTTGGGTTTATTTTCGCGGTGTCCAGAATTTAATAAGAACAGAACAGAGTGGAGAGACATGAATGCATGctagatatatacaacaaacaTACCCAGTGACTTTACTCCTACTTTTCTAGGTGTATATAGAAAGTTTGTTTTCGATAACCCCTCGGCTCAAAAGACTTTGTATACTAACAATggttgaaaataaataaaattattttcttgattttatagtCTATCCCACATTAACAAAGCTACTCTG
This genomic stretch from Solanum stenotomum isolate F172 chromosome 10, ASM1918654v1, whole genome shotgun sequence harbors:
- the LOC125842332 gene encoding protein ACCELERATED CELL DEATH 6-like, which produces MEEIEGTSRQDKAKMYEKRVENIMNASQTHLVVATLLVTVTFAAGFTLPGGFDSDPNSTNKGTAILIRNTAFCAFVVTDAIAFSCSAGTMFIYYFMADTRRSSKDYTEMYPLLWKLYNDAIFLQGMAMFVVVIAFVSGMYATLAHSAALAISVCIIGCTSFLIYFWVYFRGVQNLIRTEQSGET